A section of the Acipenser ruthenus chromosome 39, fAciRut3.2 maternal haplotype, whole genome shotgun sequence genome encodes:
- the LOC117397265 gene encoding coatomer subunit delta, which translates to MVLLAAAVCTKAGKAIVSRQFVEMTRTRVEGLLAAFPKLMNMGKQHTFVETESVRYVYQPLEKLYMVLITTKNSNILEDLETLRLFSRVIPEYCRVLEESEISEHCFDLIFAFDEIVALGYRENVNLAQIRTFTEMDSHEEKVFRAVRETQEREAKAEMRRKAKELQQARRDAERSGKKAPGFGGFGSSGMASSNSVNIITDTLIEQEKPKSIPATIRPSGPSKALKLGAKGKEVDNFVDKLKSEGENIILSSSGKRSSEAAKVLPPPVNMESVHMRIEEKISLTCGRDGGLQNMEVHGMITLRVSDDKTSRIRVYVDNSDKKGLQLQTHPNVDKKLFAADSVIGLKNPEKSFPLNNDVGVLKWRLQSTEESHIPLTINCWPSESGNGCDVNIEYELQEESLELNDVVITIPVPSGVGAPVIGDLDGEYRHDSRRNVLEWTLPIIDAKNKSGSMEFSIAGQPSDFFPVNVSFVSKRNYCDIQVSKVSQVDGNSPVRFSTETSFVVDKYEIL; encoded by the exons ATG gTGCTGTTGGCAGCGGCGGTGTGCACCAAGGCTGGGAAGGCGATCGTGTCGCGGCAGTTCGTGGAGATGACCCGCACGCGCGTCGAGGGGCTGCTGGCTGCCTTCCCCAAGCTGATGAACATGGGGAAGCAGCACACCTTCGTGGAGACGGAGAGCGTGCGCTACGTGTACCAGCCGCTGGAGAAGCTCTACATGGTGCTCATCACCACCAAGAACAGCAACATCCTGGAGGACCTGGAGACCCTCAGACTCTTCTCCCGGGTG ATCCCGGAGTATTGCCGTGTGCTGGAGGAGAGTGAGATCTCGGAGCACTGCTTCGATCTTATCTTCGCCTTCGACGAGATCGTGGCGCTGGGGTACCGTGAGAACGTCAACCTGGCGCAGATCCGTACCTTCACCGAGATGGACTCTCACGAGGAGAAGGTCTTCAGAGCAGTCAGAGAG ACCCAGGAGCGCGAGGCGAAGGCGGAGATGCGGCGTAAAGCGAAGGAGCTGCAGCAGGCTCGCCGGGACGCAGAGCGCTCGGGGAAGAAGGCTCCCGGCTTCGGCGGCTTCGGCAGCTCGGGCATGGCCAGCAGCAACTCCGTCAACATCATCACAGACACGCTGATCGAGCAGGAGAAGCCCAAGAGCATACCCGCCACCATCAG GCCGTCAGGTCCCAGTAAAGCGCTGAAACTGGGAGCGAAAGGGAAGGAAGTGGATAATTTCGTGGACAAGCTGAAGTCCGAAGGGGAGAACATCATCCTGTCCAGCTCAGGAAAGAGGAGCTCTGAGGCAGCCAAGGTGCTGCCCCCTCCTGTCAACATGGAGAG cgtGCACATGAGAATCGAGGAGAAGATCTCCCTGACCTGCGGGAGAGACGGGGGACTGCAGAACATGGAGGTTCACGGGATGATCACGCTCAGAGTCTCCGACGACAAGACCAGCAGGATCCGTGTCTACGTGGACAACAGCGACAAGAAGGGACTGCAGCTGCAG ACCCACCCCAACGTAGATAAGAAACTGTTTGCAGCGGACTCCGTGATTGGACTGAAGAACCCCGAGAAATCGTTTCCACTCAACAACGACGTGGGCGTGCTGAAGTGGAGGTTACAGAGCACTGAAGAGTCCCACATCCCTCTGACCA TAAACTGCTGGCCCTCGGAGAGTGGGAACGGCTGCGATGTGAACATTGAGTATGAGCTGCAGGAGGAGAGTCTGGAACTCAACGATGTGGTCATTACCATCCCTGTGCC CTCGGGCGTGGGCGCCCCGGTGATCGGAGACCTCGACGGCGAGTATCGCCACGACAGCCGGCGGAACGTCCTGGAGTGGACTCTGCCCATCATCGATGCCAAGAACAAGTCCGGCAGCATGGAGTTCAGCATCGCGGGGCAGCCCAGCGACTTCTTCCCAGTGAACGTGTCCTTCGTGTCCAAGCGCAACTACTGCGACATCCAG GTTTCCAAAGTGAGTCAAGTAGACGGTAACAGCCCTGTGAGGTTCTCCACAGAGACGTCCTTCGTCGTCGACAAATacgaaatactgtaa